In a single window of the uncultured Dysgonomonas sp. genome:
- a CDS encoding beta-galactosidase: MKKTFLLTVLLAFGFGLTAQNPDRFNPKDLTIVGTYYYPEHWDESQWERDLKQIKKLGFDFVHYAEFAWAQLEPKEGVYDFAWLDRAVDIADKNGLKVIMCTSTATPPVWLVRQHPDVLIEHEDGTKMDHGARQHPSVSNNFYREYSMKMIEKLAQHYGNDKRIMGWQLDNEPRPAQDYGKDAQQRFCDYVKAKYQTIDAVNKAWGTAFWSQIYSDFSEINIPRLSQMFMNTHQILDYHRFTTDEMASFLDEQTVLIRKYASPQQWITTNYIPEYSDGHLRKSNELDFHSYTRYMVFGEDYGIGRKGYRLGPVERIAKANDFFRTIDGVYGVMELQPGQVNWGKINSQPLPGAVRLWLWHVFAGGSKFTCTYRYRQPIYGTELYHYGIVGPDGVTPTKSGLEYSQFIKEIAQLRKEYKGDTKNPDNYEKRRTAILYNHENAWEMQRNRQTTEWNTEKHIDKYYNALKNFGAPVDFIDERNDFSKYNVMIAPAYEMLDRELVQRWRNYVEQGGNLVLTSRTGHKTRNGQLFEAPFGEPIYSLIGAKIDFYDLLQPRTPDQIAFNGQKYDWTSWGEILIPEANTETWATYEGDFYEGSPAIIFHRLGKGTVTYVGVDSQKGEMEKDVLKKLYGILNIPLADLPEGLHIEYRDGFGIAVNYADKTYSLPLPANTKYVIGGKDIPTAGVSVWKE, from the coding sequence ATGAAAAAAACATTTTTATTGACCGTCCTTTTAGCCTTTGGATTTGGGCTTACCGCCCAAAATCCTGACAGGTTTAATCCGAAAGACCTTACCATAGTAGGAACTTACTATTATCCCGAACATTGGGACGAATCGCAATGGGAGCGCGACCTGAAACAAATAAAAAAACTCGGCTTCGACTTTGTGCATTATGCCGAATTTGCATGGGCGCAGCTTGAGCCGAAGGAAGGTGTATATGATTTTGCATGGCTCGACAGAGCAGTAGATATTGCCGACAAAAACGGCTTGAAAGTGATTATGTGTACGTCTACCGCTACCCCTCCCGTATGGCTTGTACGCCAGCATCCCGATGTGCTGATAGAACATGAAGACGGTACGAAAATGGATCACGGTGCACGTCAGCACCCCTCGGTATCCAATAACTTCTATCGGGAATATTCGATGAAGATGATAGAGAAACTGGCACAGCATTACGGGAATGACAAACGTATAATGGGTTGGCAACTCGACAACGAACCACGTCCGGCACAGGATTACGGAAAAGATGCGCAGCAACGGTTCTGTGATTATGTGAAAGCTAAATATCAGACAATAGACGCCGTTAATAAGGCTTGGGGAACAGCATTCTGGAGTCAGATATATTCCGATTTTTCGGAGATAAATATTCCCCGTCTATCCCAGATGTTTATGAATACCCATCAGATACTCGACTATCATCGTTTTACAACTGACGAGATGGCAAGTTTCTTAGATGAGCAGACGGTACTTATACGCAAATATGCGAGTCCGCAACAATGGATTACTACTAACTACATCCCCGAATATAGTGACGGGCATTTAAGAAAAAGCAATGAGCTGGATTTCCACTCCTATACCCGCTATATGGTATTCGGTGAAGATTATGGTATCGGGCGCAAAGGTTATCGCTTAGGGCCGGTGGAAAGAATAGCGAAGGCGAATGACTTTTTCCGCACCATAGACGGGGTGTATGGAGTGATGGAGTTGCAACCCGGACAGGTGAACTGGGGCAAAATAAATTCGCAACCGCTACCCGGTGCAGTCAGGTTGTGGTTGTGGCATGTATTCGCAGGAGGAAGCAAGTTTACATGTACTTACCGTTACCGTCAGCCGATATATGGAACGGAACTTTACCACTATGGCATTGTTGGCCCGGATGGAGTAACACCTACAAAAAGTGGACTGGAATATTCCCAATTTATCAAAGAGATTGCACAGTTGCGCAAAGAATATAAAGGGGATACGAAAAATCCGGATAATTATGAGAAACGTCGTACCGCTATTCTTTACAACCATGAAAATGCGTGGGAGATGCAGCGTAATAGGCAGACAACGGAATGGAATACAGAAAAGCATATAGACAAGTATTACAATGCATTGAAGAACTTCGGCGCACCTGTCGATTTTATAGATGAACGAAACGACTTTTCGAAATATAATGTGATGATTGCTCCGGCATACGAGATGCTGGATAGGGAACTGGTGCAACGCTGGCGGAACTATGTGGAGCAAGGTGGAAATCTGGTATTAACGAGCCGCACAGGCCACAAAACACGCAACGGACAATTGTTTGAAGCTCCTTTTGGTGAACCTATCTATTCTTTGATAGGAGCGAAGATAGATTTTTATGATCTGTTGCAACCCCGCACTCCCGATCAGATAGCATTTAATGGTCAGAAATATGACTGGACCAGTTGGGGCGAAATATTAATACCCGAAGCAAATACTGAAACATGGGCTACATATGAGGGCGATTTTTATGAAGGAAGTCCTGCAATAATTTTTCATCGTTTGGGCAAAGGCACGGTTACTTATGTAGGTGTGGATTCTCAAAAAGGGGAGATGGAAAAGGATGTTTTGAAAAAACTGTATGGCATTCTAAATATCCCATTAGCGGATTTGCCAGAGGGATTGCATATCGAATATCGTGACGGCTTTGGAATCGCAGTGAATTACGCGGACAAGACATATTCGCTGCCTTTGCCTGCAAACACAAAATATGTGATTGGCGGTAAGGATATTCCTACGGCAGGAGTCTCTGTCTGGAAGGAATAA
- a CDS encoding rhamnogalacturonan acetylesterase: MKKYLLVFFIIVSVLGFKSADRPITIFIAGDSTAQTYNEEKDGLIKGWGQMLPLFFSENVRVVNHAMGGRSTKTFISEGRWDRLLAEVKAGDYVFIQFGHNDASTRPDRHASYDDYRKNLVRMIEDVKAKGGNPVLLTSVVMRTFKDGSLIDDRLKGYPVITRRIAKEYDVPMIDINLKTRDFVTMLGDEESKSYYRWVEAGVDHAKPEGLKDDTHMMEKGAKQVACFVAEGITELNLQGLSEYVRLNNE; encoded by the coding sequence ATGAAAAAATATCTATTAGTCTTCTTTATTATAGTTTCAGTTTTAGGTTTTAAATCAGCGGACAGACCAATAACTATATTTATAGCGGGAGATTCTACTGCGCAGACCTATAATGAAGAGAAAGATGGCCTGATAAAAGGATGGGGACAGATGTTGCCTTTGTTTTTCTCAGAAAATGTAAGGGTTGTAAATCATGCTATGGGAGGCCGCAGCACCAAGACATTTATAAGTGAAGGCCGCTGGGACAGGTTATTGGCTGAGGTAAAAGCCGGGGATTATGTTTTTATCCAGTTTGGACATAATGATGCTTCTACCCGTCCGGATCGGCATGCATCGTATGATGACTATCGGAAGAATCTCGTTAGGATGATTGAGGATGTAAAAGCTAAGGGTGGAAATCCTGTATTGCTGACATCGGTTGTAATGCGTACTTTTAAAGACGGCTCGCTGATTGATGACCGATTGAAAGGATATCCTGTGATTACACGTCGTATAGCTAAAGAATATGATGTGCCGATGATAGATATAAATCTCAAGACACGTGATTTTGTTACGATGCTGGGAGATGAGGAATCTAAATCTTATTATCGTTGGGTAGAAGCCGGAGTAGATCATGCGAAGCCTGAAGGGTTGAAGGATGATACGCATATGATGGAAAAAGGGGCGAAGCAGGTTGCCTGTTTTGTGGCAGAGGGTATAACGGAATTGAATCTGCAGGGATTGAGTGAATATGTGAGATTGAATAATGAATAA
- a CDS encoding two-component regulator propeller domain-containing protein: MNLLKSITFIILFVILPVKLYSVKDNNLQFTQISTKDGLSQNTVRAILEDKKGFIWAGTLDGLNRYDGYNLIAYKPQLDNPNSLIDHRIKDVFQDKDGYLWIKTYKNEFSCYNPVSDSFINYYSPQDHSHESNAYYINYYEATDGTIWLWGNTNGCLRIRKTGNRFSTKPFLTGKSAENKKDCKFLFEDSKANIWVGGESGLFMISGDKTDTLFHNKHSFTKAIELNNRIYFITEKSGIIEYDIKRKSFEETANTSLNDVYSDVTRLSDNELLISTKSSGLISYNISTNLFDKPGWAKDPQLAGNIEFIIDKSQGIWMYNHSGIVWHYNQNSRKVKKMELIPPAIAQIIDLERYNVFIDSKGFIWITTYGNGLFYYNPETESLQNYKYSADKNSPASDYLLSITEDRYGNIWIGSEYAGIIKVTKPNYDIQVVRPEIETSIGKNNNVRTIYADAFDKTWVGTKNGSLYVYEDILEAGKCIYKDMNPYTLTEDSKKRMWVGTKGKGLYIIDLATYKETAHYTNIETDANSLSYNTIFNICKDNKNRMWIGTFGGGINLAEDTPGGIKFKRFFFDDGNRSYIRYIYLDSKYRIWAGSSDGIILFNPEELIKNPKAYKTYRMNLNKKNGINCNDIKTIFEDGEGIIWIGTAGGGLNKFVPATAEYDEHFIAYTTANGLSGDFVSGIQEDKEHNLWISTESGITKFNKHTNTFIIYQFSEKTYGNHFNENANIHYKNGNMLWGSLDGLIVFNPESFVPDQNTPPVTLTDFFIYDVKVEAGKKGSPLKQSISYSDKISLNYKQNTFTIEFASLVLKDPAKNRYVYMLENYDKQWSAISHYNTATYKNLSPGKYKFKVRGTNSDGIWNEEVTQIEIIIAPPFWKSWYAYIIYGLLVILLLYIAFRLIYKFNMLNNNVKLEKELTNHKLRFFTNISHEFRTPLTLIRGAVENLNEQTGVSPHAIKQINILGRNSVILTRLIDQLLEFRKLQNNVLTLDLEDTDIIDFSKDIYSSFQEAANQKKIEYSFISDTNSYQMFIDRRKVDKILYNLLSNAFKFTPNGGQIDLLISIDQQKQVCLFKVKDNGIGVDKDKQHMLFSRFMQINFSSSGTGVGLSLVKEFVDVHKGKIWYENNEEQGSIFNVEISANKDTYKGENFITQAHSGILPVDNNKILYPSDSTENIQLPDIDDSTLSNYKMLIIDDNDDIRNFLIDEFSKYFMVEVAEDGQKGLQKAIEINPDLIICDVMMPAMDGFEVTRRLKEDFQTCHIPIILLTAHSSIEHQLEGIQSGADAYIMKPFSLKYLVTRVFKLIEQREQLKKRFSNEYVLDGNLITSTDKDKEFFNLIDKILEEHLADTEFSVDKFAELAKQRRTIFYKKVKGITGLSPNELIKIKRLKRAAELLLQGDLTVSEISYKVGFDDPFYFSKCFKAQYKCSPSKYGQPINSKE, translated from the coding sequence ATGAATCTATTGAAATCTATAACCTTTATTATTCTCTTCGTCATTTTACCTGTAAAATTGTACTCGGTAAAAGACAACAACTTACAGTTTACACAAATCAGCACAAAAGACGGACTGTCCCAAAATACTGTTCGTGCAATTCTTGAAGATAAAAAAGGTTTCATCTGGGCAGGAACTTTAGACGGTCTGAATAGATATGATGGCTATAACCTTATCGCTTACAAACCTCAGCTAGATAATCCGAATTCGCTGATAGATCATCGTATAAAAGATGTTTTCCAGGACAAAGACGGATATCTATGGATCAAAACATATAAGAACGAGTTTAGCTGTTACAATCCTGTCTCCGACTCCTTCATAAACTATTATTCACCACAGGATCACTCTCATGAAAGCAACGCATATTATATAAACTATTATGAAGCTACGGATGGCACTATCTGGCTATGGGGAAATACCAACGGTTGCCTGCGAATACGCAAAACAGGAAATAGATTCTCAACAAAACCATTTCTTACCGGGAAAAGTGCAGAAAACAAGAAAGATTGCAAGTTTCTCTTCGAAGACTCCAAAGCTAACATATGGGTTGGCGGCGAATCCGGCCTTTTCATGATATCGGGAGATAAGACAGACACTCTCTTTCACAATAAACATTCTTTTACTAAAGCAATAGAACTTAATAATAGAATATACTTCATAACTGAAAAGTCGGGTATCATCGAATACGATATTAAACGAAAGTCTTTTGAAGAAACAGCCAATACTTCACTTAATGACGTTTATTCCGATGTGACCAGACTCTCAGATAATGAACTATTAATATCAACAAAATCCTCAGGGCTTATTTCATATAACATAAGTACCAACCTATTTGACAAGCCTGGTTGGGCAAAAGACCCGCAACTCGCAGGTAATATCGAGTTTATAATCGATAAGAGTCAGGGTATCTGGATGTATAATCATTCAGGTATAGTCTGGCATTATAATCAAAACAGCCGAAAGGTAAAAAAGATGGAACTAATACCACCGGCCATTGCTCAAATCATCGATTTGGAGAGATACAATGTATTTATAGATTCTAAAGGTTTCATCTGGATTACAACATACGGGAACGGACTATTTTATTACAATCCTGAAACTGAGTCTCTACAGAACTATAAGTATAGTGCCGACAAGAACAGTCCGGCATCCGATTATCTCCTGTCTATCACGGAAGACAGGTATGGTAATATCTGGATTGGAAGCGAATATGCCGGTATCATCAAAGTTACTAAACCCAATTACGACATACAGGTTGTCCGCCCTGAGATAGAGACTTCGATTGGGAAGAATAACAATGTGCGCACAATATACGCAGACGCATTCGACAAAACATGGGTAGGAACAAAGAATGGCAGCTTATATGTATATGAAGACATCCTGGAAGCCGGAAAATGCATATATAAAGACATGAATCCTTATACTTTGACCGAAGACTCCAAAAAAAGAATGTGGGTAGGGACTAAAGGGAAGGGCTTATATATTATAGATCTGGCCACATACAAAGAAACCGCTCACTATACGAATATAGAAACAGATGCCAATTCGCTAAGCTACAATACCATTTTCAATATATGCAAAGACAATAAAAACCGTATGTGGATAGGTACTTTCGGAGGAGGGATAAACCTTGCCGAAGATACACCCGGCGGTATTAAGTTCAAACGCTTCTTCTTCGACGACGGCAATCGTAGTTATATCAGGTATATATATCTGGATAGTAAGTACCGTATATGGGCGGGAAGTAGTGATGGCATCATTTTATTCAATCCGGAAGAATTGATAAAGAATCCCAAAGCCTATAAAACGTACCGTATGAATCTGAATAAGAAAAACGGTATTAACTGCAATGATATAAAGACGATATTTGAAGACGGGGAGGGCATCATCTGGATAGGTACTGCCGGAGGCGGACTAAATAAGTTTGTTCCGGCTACCGCAGAATATGATGAACATTTTATAGCCTATACTACTGCAAACGGTTTGTCCGGAGATTTTGTATCAGGTATACAAGAAGACAAAGAGCATAATCTGTGGATCAGCACAGAAAGTGGGATAACCAAGTTTAATAAGCATACAAACACATTCATAATCTATCAGTTTTCTGAGAAAACATACGGCAATCATTTCAATGAGAATGCAAATATCCACTATAAAAACGGTAATATGCTGTGGGGTAGCCTCGATGGACTAATCGTTTTCAATCCCGAATCGTTCGTGCCCGACCAAAATACCCCGCCTGTTACGTTGACGGACTTTTTCATTTATGATGTCAAAGTTGAGGCCGGAAAGAAAGGCTCCCCCCTGAAACAATCGATAAGCTATTCCGACAAAATAAGCCTAAACTATAAGCAGAATACATTTACCATCGAATTTGCCTCCTTAGTATTAAAAGACCCGGCAAAAAACAGGTACGTCTATATGCTGGAAAACTATGACAAGCAATGGAGTGCAATAAGCCATTATAATACAGCCACCTACAAGAACCTTTCACCGGGGAAATATAAATTCAAAGTAAGAGGGACGAACAGTGACGGAATCTGGAATGAGGAGGTTACACAGATTGAAATCATTATTGCACCCCCTTTCTGGAAATCGTGGTACGCCTATATTATTTATGGTCTATTAGTAATACTCCTCTTATACATCGCATTCAGGCTTATCTATAAGTTTAATATGCTGAATAATAACGTAAAGTTAGAAAAAGAGCTGACAAACCATAAGCTCCGTTTCTTTACCAATATATCCCACGAGTTCAGAACCCCGTTGACACTGATCAGAGGGGCTGTGGAGAACCTGAATGAACAAACAGGAGTGTCTCCGCATGCAATAAAACAGATAAATATTCTGGGGAGAAACTCCGTCATACTCACCCGGCTTATCGACCAGTTGTTAGAGTTCCGGAAACTACAGAACAATGTATTGACACTCGATTTGGAAGATACCGATATCATAGACTTCTCCAAAGACATATATTCCAGTTTTCAGGAAGCTGCCAATCAGAAGAAAATAGAGTACTCATTCATCAGTGATACTAACTCATACCAGATGTTTATCGACCGCCGCAAGGTAGATAAGATCTTGTATAACCTACTATCCAACGCATTCAAGTTTACTCCTAACGGGGGACAAATAGACCTTCTAATTTCTATCGACCAGCAAAAACAAGTATGCCTTTTCAAGGTGAAAGATAACGGTATAGGTGTCGACAAAGACAAACAGCATATGCTCTTCAGCCGTTTTATGCAAATCAACTTTTCATCGTCCGGAACAGGTGTAGGCCTGTCTCTGGTAAAAGAGTTTGTCGATGTGCATAAGGGCAAAATCTGGTACGAAAATAATGAAGAACAAGGCTCTATATTCAATGTCGAGATATCGGCAAACAAGGATACTTACAAAGGCGAGAATTTCATCACTCAAGCTCATTCCGGCATTCTCCCTGTAGACAACAACAAGATACTATACCCATCCGACAGTACCGAAAACATTCAATTACCGGATATAGACGATTCCACACTCTCCAATTATAAGATGCTGATAATTGACGACAACGATGATATCCGCAATTTCCTGATCGATGAATTCAGCAAATACTTTATGGTTGAAGTTGCCGAAGACGGACAAAAAGGTTTACAGAAAGCTATAGAAATAAACCCTGACCTTATTATCTGCGATGTGATGATGCCTGCCATGGATGGATTTGAAGTGACACGAAGACTGAAAGAGGATTTCCAGACCTGCCATATTCCTATCATACTGTTAACGGCGCATTCGTCGATAGAACATCAACTGGAAGGGATTCAAAGCGGGGCGGATGCATATATAATGAAGCCATTCAGCCTTAAATACCTTGTAACCAGAGTGTTTAAACTCATAGAACAACGGGAACAACTGAAAAAACGTTTCTCGAATGAGTATGTACTCGATGGTAACCTGATTACATCTACAGACAAGGATAAAGAATTCTTCAACCTGATAGATAAAATACTGGAAGAACATCTTGCCGACACAGAGTTTTCTGTAGATAAGTTCGCCGAATTAGCGAAACAAAGACGTACTATCTTTTATAAAAAGGTGAAAGGCATAACCGGACTTTCGCCCAACGAACTCATAAAGATAAAGAGGTTGAAACGCGCTGCCGAGCTGCTGCTACAGGGAGACCTTACTGTATCCGAAATATCTTATAAGGTAGGCTTTGACGACCCGTTCTATTTCAGCAAATGTTTCAAAGCCCAATATAAATGTTCACCATCGAAATATGGTCAGCCCATAAATTCAAAAGAGTAA
- a CDS encoding glycoside hydrolase family 43 protein: MKKLINLILLSVLLFSCGGKQQTAEVEVAKPVYLFSYFKGNGDGLHLAYSRDGLKWKALNNDSIYLEPEIGKDKLMRDPSIVQDEEGTFHMVWTSGWWDQGIGYASSKDLKTWSQQMNIPVMEKFEGTRNTWAPELFYDKEDETFYIFWASTIPGAFPDLPTSESEKGLNHRQYYVTTKDFKTFSDTKLFFEPGFSVIDGAILDKDGLYYLFVKNENSSPAEKNIRIVSNDKPYGFPVMVSKPITGDYWAEGPAPLQVGEYIYVYFDKYRDHKYGAVRSKDMKVWEDVSDSIVFPAGVRHGTAFTVSEDILNGLLE; the protein is encoded by the coding sequence ATGAAGAAACTAATTAACCTTATTCTATTATCAGTACTCCTTTTCTCCTGTGGAGGAAAGCAACAAACTGCAGAAGTAGAAGTAGCAAAACCTGTATATTTATTCTCGTATTTCAAGGGAAATGGAGATGGCTTACATTTGGCATATAGTAGAGACGGGTTGAAATGGAAAGCTCTGAATAACGATTCCATTTATCTGGAACCTGAGATAGGAAAAGATAAACTGATGCGTGACCCCAGTATTGTTCAGGATGAAGAAGGAACCTTCCATATGGTGTGGACTTCGGGCTGGTGGGATCAGGGCATTGGTTATGCATCGTCCAAAGACCTGAAAACGTGGTCGCAACAAATGAATATTCCGGTTATGGAAAAGTTTGAAGGAACGAGGAATACATGGGCACCGGAACTATTTTATGATAAGGAGGACGAGACTTTTTATATTTTCTGGGCTTCGACTATACCCGGTGCATTTCCGGATCTACCTACTTCTGAAAGCGAGAAGGGGTTGAACCACAGGCAATATTATGTAACGACTAAGGATTTCAAAACGTTCAGCGATACCAAGCTGTTCTTTGAACCGGGATTCAGTGTTATCGATGGTGCGATACTGGATAAGGACGGGCTTTATTATCTCTTTGTAAAGAATGAGAATTCAAGTCCGGCGGAGAAGAATATCCGTATAGTATCCAATGATAAACCTTACGGTTTTCCTGTTATGGTGTCAAAGCCTATTACGGGAGACTATTGGGCGGAAGGTCCTGCGCCGCTACAAGTTGGCGAATATATTTATGTGTATTTTGATAAATACAGGGATCATAAATATGGGGCGGTAAGGTCGAAAGATATGAAAGTATGGGAGGATGTTTCCGATTCGATTGTTTTTCCTGCAGGAGTGCGACATGGTACGGCTTTTACTGTTTCTGAAGATATACTGAATGGTTTATTAGAGTAA